The window CTCTGCAGCTTATTGATGAGGTAGTCCTTGATGACGGAGAGAGTGGCTGTTGAGTTGTGTGCCAGCGTTTGCACCACTACggcagcataaaaaaaaacaatcagcaAAGCATAACGTTAGTTTTAATGatatcaaacaaagagaaatgttctcccctcgtctTAAAATGGTCATGAATCGATACTAGACTAgctacttccttgtttactgctgcaatgaatgaaatgcagagaagaaaagagcatCTGTCGCCACAAAAATCAcctgttgagtgtttgatggttatttatttgtgctttagaacaggATCACCGTTACACAATTGTCTTTTCAACTGCAGGAAACATAGTTAGTGGCCAAGGGTCTCAACTCCTGCCAGAAAACCTGGACAAGCtcatatttctaaaaaaaaaaaagaacatgaccATATCTTAGTCTGAGCAGTGGATCATGCTCGAAGAAAAGAATGGCTCAATCTCTGTTTGAACTTTCACTATTAAGAGAGTAGTGCTTTGATTATGGTTTGCACatcattattttgtcatttttactgtttttatttgaagaaaCTAAAGTAGCTCAGCTCGAAGGTCCCACACAGCTTCAACTAGAAGTTAGAAGCTCACGCTGCAGTTATTAGGTCTGAAGAggttatacaggagagaagccagtcattttcattttgtggcAAAACCCTTGACAGTACTCGTTtttccagaatgctgcagcgtgtgttctgacaagaactaataaaagagatcatatttctcctgtattagcttctctgcattggcttcctgtaaaatccaggattgaatttaaaatccttctcctgacctacaaagctctaaaaggtcaagcaccatcatatcttgaagagctcttagtaccttctTGTCCCACTAGAGAACTGCACTCCCAGAActcagagttacttgtggttcctagagtctctaaaagtaggatgggagccagagccttcagctaccaggctcctctcctgtggaaccagctcccggtCTGGGTTCGAGaggcagacactgtcaccacatttaagaataaacttaAAACCCTcttctttgataaagcttatagttagggagtgaggagatccagaaatgcttgttactaacctagctctggggagtttactccccggagtccttatggtTTTTTCCCCAGTacatttccttggattaggatggcaccaagatcttggttgcagctgtcaccACGGTCCTGcttactacaccctgctacgctctgcggtgccctgctgtgtcctgctacgtccagctatgctctgctgcgccacgctacatactgtaacgccctgcagtgccctgctatgacatgaactactatgaCTACCATTTTTAGTCACTGTTAcgttatctttattgtgactattattgccactgttcatcacaccccaaccggcaccgtcagacaccgcctaccaagagcctgggtctgtcccaggtttcttcctaaaaggagtttttcctcgcaactgtcgcactaaatgcttccTCTTGGGGGaaattgttgggactttataaattatagagtgtggtctagacctactctatctgtaaagtgtctcgaataactcttgttatgatttgatactataaataaaatttaattttcattttgtgacttgtGACATTTTGCCATTGAAGGTTTCTTTAAAATACTGTTAACATTTTTAAGGGGaaggaagaatgaaggggtgccatCAATGGCAGGGTGGCATACAAACAATTTACCAGGTTGGATGTCGgcactagaaaatggggaaagtacctgagctttctggagggctcctaagaaacTCTGTGCcggggagagacgtgtatgatgggcttaaggtctttacacaccagggACGTTTTTTTCGtgcgattaattaattaaaagtacTTTCACACAGAACGCGATTATTACGCGGCGCTAACAAGGCAGATCTTTCTGGGCTTTCGCAACGCGAGTAAAGACATCAACCAATCACGATGTGTTGTTTACTTATGAGGATCAAAAGACAACAACACGGAGGCTGCTGTCCCAACCACAGACTGTACAGATGGCAAACTGTATTCCTCCTTTCAATCTCGACAAAGACAGAGCTTGCCAGAGACActgaatgaattttcatgacctttaagtgattttgtgatttttcttaattaaaacccaggacagaatTTTCGTATGCTTGTATAAATTAGTTGCTGGAGTCTCCGGAGCTAATTCACCGTCCCTcggttttatacagtctatgtccTCCACTCAGCCGCAGGAGGAACAAGACACTGTTCACCTGCGCTggttttgaggagctgcagcatgtaTTTGTGCTCAAACTTGAGACTCTGCTACTCGTCCGCTAACATCTCctgtcactttctctctcttttcagcagcGTCCCACCGACCTGGTAGATGAGCTGGCGCAAATATCCGAAACTTTTATTGAAAACTGTCGCAAAATCGCATCGCTGCCGGTGTGAATAGTTTTGATGCAAAGTATTCATAGGCGATTATTTTGCATATTGGCGTTGCTTATTTGTCACGCCCCCGGTGTCACACTTACACCTTACGCTGTTGTCATttacacatatgtttatttggtttattgtctattttgtagAATATTGgaatattgtatttattgtgtcaccttttcttgacttttgtctgggtgggtggtaatgacggaagggggggggggattatgTTTATGTTGCGAGTTGAATGTTTTgtactttgttaaaaaaaaaataaaaaaaaactgttaatcacaaaacaaatagtgttaaaatctcttCTCGTTCTCGTGAACCCAACCTTGCGTGTCATCTCAATGTTCTCAATCTTCACCTGAACCCATTCTAATGgcgtttttaaatgaaatgcaaaCGAGCATGCAAGTATGAAGTAAAATGTCCACCAGCTCACCAAGTAATGGAGGCATCAGGTTGTTTTGGTCAATGTGATGTAGGACCTCACTGATGTAGGTCTTGCAGTCCTCTTCTTTTCTGGCAAAGTATCCCAACGCCTGCTCCCAAAGGCAACCCTCCTGATCCCCATAGCGCTTGCAGGCCTCTACCACTTTTCCATACTCCTCATTCTGCATGTGGTAGTGCATAATCTGCTGGTACCTGCACACAGATCATGTCCAATTTATCCACAGtcatgagacagacagacagacagacagacacacagacagaaacacacacagttctgtctctctcacttacagtttgccCTTCTCATAAAGGTAGAGGACTCCTTCTTTGAAGTTGTGCATCTGGCAGAGGACCAGGGCCTTATCAAACACAGTGTTGTCACTCCTCAACAGTGACACAGCTTCCCCCTGCAGGACCTTTTTTCTCTGCCAAACATAtgcattagaaaaaaaataatattacgACCTTTATTGTAAATAATGGTCACACGCAGTGTTGTTATTGTCTAGATTGGTCTTGGTCTTAAGACCGGTcccaagaccactttttgaagtcTCGGAATTGACCACCATCTCAGATAAAGACCAATCACTAAATAGCCTGTGTATcatctgatttatgtgttaacatcatactgtgattggatgtaaaacttcctgcttcaaatgcaaccaataacttgactcatttctagtATGAAATGTATTACTGTTAACCCCCTCTCCCCGCCCCCCCcttaacacacactcccaaagTAAAtaggagacaggagaagaagctctggctgtctgggagACGTCCAAATCCTCGGTAATACAACATGGTTACCTGAACCATAAGGACTTTATCTGCAAAGCAACATCTAAAAGAAATCACACAGCAGTGGGTCATTTCTGCAATGTAACGCTAACCGACACAGCTGGGGCCACCTAACATTTTTATCTGCACTTAGTAAGTAAGCATAAAGAAAGGTAAGCTAAGTGTTAAGTGACGCTagcaaagctagctagctaacgttatcaaTCTGCCTCTGTACCAAAACTCTTCAGAAATCTCTTCAGCCCTCACCCAAAGAGATTTAGACGATATTAGTGATACATATTAACTAGctgtgaatatactgtatgcttcAGGGATGTAGTTTCAGCCgtttggtcttgactcggtctcaacccctcaaagtcttggtctcgacACACTTTGGCCTTgttaatgacttggtctcggtttgggtggtcttgactacactGGTCACACGGTCGAAACAGTCGCTTGTCTACTGGACAGAATATTTGAGTGAAACTCGCCGACACTTCCTtcctcagaaataatggagctaCACCAAATTTAtaacgtcttgggttttctggttctgctttagtgtttctaatattttagaagacgATGAACaatatgagcagctgacagacagcgagggaaggagagatgatgatgtgttgTCACAGACGACCAGTAATGTGTTGTCATAATAGGTTATGGATTTGGATGTTAAATCATATACCGTAGAAGTTGAAATTGTGTGCAAGTttgaaattgcaggctagtaaatgctttgtttttggttcacttcctgtacTTGGGTCGGCTCGCGGTCTCCCCTGAAGTGAACTGAACTCTAGTACTCGTGGAAGGGAACCGTGACCCCTCGTTTTCAAGGGGTGCAGACAGAGTTTGTTTGTTCGATCCGCACCAGAGTTTGAATGAGCTTTTACACCGACCCAAACCAACCGGACTATCTGACGAACGCTCCAGGGTTTAAACAGACCAAACTGCttaggtgtgaaagcacccttaATCTCTGGAATAACATAACATAGCAATCTCTATGTGCCACAAACTgtattataaatgtattatgCAGGATTAACAGCTAGATTGTGTGTTTTGGACTGACCACAGGGTCCTGTTCGTGTGCCCAGTCTTGTAGCCGGAGCTCCAGCAGTGTGTCGTACACACCCTGGGGAGAACGGGGCTCCACCTCGATCATGTGCTCCAGGAAGGCTTTCAACTCGCGGGGGTTGTTGGCAAAAATTGGGATGAATTCCTCGGAGTTGGCCTTATACCAAAACAAAGATGCACAGTCATTTAGAAGAACATTTCTGACATTATATCACTCTGGAAATTTTTGGACCACAGGGATATTACAGCATCACGAGAAAATGACAGGAGTTAGtcttaaacacaaaacaaaagcagactGACCTTGTTGACCAGACCCCTACCCAGGCTGTCTTTCTCAGCTGAGTCTCCACTGGGTTGGTAGTTGGTGCATAAACCCTTCAGGAGCAGCGTGGTGCCTTCAGGTACATGGTGCATCAGCGTTTTTCCGTAACGCTTCATGTTGCTCTCAGCTTGTTCGAAAGGCAGACGTCCAATGTAACGCAGCCCTTCCTGATAGTTCTGGGTTTTGGAAGGGAAACATAGTAAAGACACAGAATATGGAACATTTCCAGCTTTATCTGGCTTTTAATATGCACCGGGGGAACACatagccatgtttccatccaaatattttaaagtgaattaaacaaataatctaataatgtcaaataaaaaaataaatccgcTTAGAACAGCCGGAGGGAAGCAACAAAATTCCACAAAACTTCATAATATCACTAAAAAGGTTTTCCCAATTGCTTGAGGTGTTTTTCTACTTTTGTCGAAGAGTTTATGCAACAAATAGGCGATGGAAACGtgtttgtcaaataaataatgagGTAGCGAATATTGCATGACGAATCAGCTGTTTGGTGCGATTATATTGCACAACAATTCTATACTAGGTTTAAACATACTGAATGTAAGCAGGACTGTCTTTAAATGATCTGCAGAATAACTTTTCCTGAGCTGTCAAACACACTGCAGCACGTGTAGGGGAGACTCTCGGCTCTTTGTAACATGTTGTCATATGAGCTGgaacaaaacaacagaagaaGGCAGAAACACAAAGTGCTTTTACTCCATCTTTGGACCCTTGTGTTCAGATAAACAGTTTATTTGCTTCAACCCAGTTGATAGGAACTCACATTCCATTTGTTCTCTCTAGCATGAGCCAGATTTCCATCCAAAAATGTAGCTCAAATTTTAAACAGATTTCCAGAACATTGGTTGCGTTTCTACCCACTAGTGCCTCGAGACAAGCAGCTGGTGGCGCTGATTCTCCAGTCTGGGGCCATGAAACAATAGCAGAAGATGAGGGCACAACAACATGACAGAATTAAAAGAGCTGGAGCCAAAATGTGATGGAAATATGGCATTCATGTTCATTTCATCCAGCTGTTTTTATGCgcaaattaaaaatgtgattaaaagcAGATCAGAGAACAGAGAATGGACGAATGATAATCGCGACGGTGTAATAATTGCGACAGGCCTCACATGTCTGAAAGGGGTTTCAGGGAACGAACTTCTGTGCCCACCAAATACTGTTGTAGGTGCTCCGGGAGTAATATCTAATATTTAACGCCAATATCTGTATCTCACAAAAAAAATTAGGCTTGGGCCTACACAGGAAGTTATTTTGTGAATTGTCTAAACTGCTTCATTTTCCATGTTAAGTTAAATTGTCTTCTTTTGCCATTTCTGTTTCTCGTACATATAGAAGATACATTTTGCTGCTCACAAAGCGAGCtaggattaaaaaaagagaaagttagCGACAAAACTAGTTCATAACAGCTCATAGGACCCGAGAGCATCATTATAAGAACGATGTTTGCGTATGCAGTGGGAGGAGGTCCAGATGGAAATACATTCGGTTTGAAGCATCTATGAAAAGAAAGCGAGAGCTATAGGCTGGGCTAGGCTAGAGTATAGCTAGAGAcctattgattaaaaaatagaaaagctCTCTTGGCTTTTTTGCATGAACTTTTGGAGATGGTCCCCAGCTTTAGTACGTCAGCTCCCGTCAACTGTCCAGCTGTGCACAGTGCCAGGCTTCAATATCAGATCTTGAGGTAAAACTAAGACCTGTGGAACATCAGTCAAACTTTATCCTGCACCACACAACTTGCTGCTGAACATCCAAGTAATAAACTTCAAACTATCTACACCTCAGTGTTTTAGCATATagcttttttgtttacatttcggCAGATCTGCATCATAAAAAGTCCCTCTGCTTTGGGTGctattcccattgtctccaaattGTGCGTacacatgggtcagagtttgcacagtctcccgtcaagtttgttttttataaatcacaacctttgcgtgggaagtggcgtgcgcacattttcagtttataaatgagacccctgatgATTAGAAGCAGCAccttttttcaatgatttttaaACAGATTTATGGACGTTTACAACAAAAGATAAACAGtatgatgtttgtgtgtttgagttatGACTCAGGAGAAGTGGTGTGACATTTGTGGAAAATTGttacagggggaaaaaaaaaatatttcagcagGCATTGTACATCTACATGCATATTTTTTACCTTGAGGTCTTCCAGCTGGATCTTCAGGTACCATTCATGGTGCATGTGTTTCTCAGCCAAGAAAACAGCATGGCTGTGGTATGCGGCCTGCCGAAGAACCTTGATGGCGATCTCAACGTCAAAGTGGACCTCACTTTCACTGCTCTGTTGAAATACAGAGGAGGACCATGCTGTTATAATACAGCCATTAGTGACCTCTAAACTATGTGTTCAGGGAACTTCAAATGTTTCTCTGCAAGAGAGTCGTAtttattcaaaacacacacagattcacagtTGTTGATACATAGGAATGCTTTTGTGTTGTCTATTCTAGGGGAACCAGGGCAAAGTGCGGGCGCCTGGAGGACATGTACTTTGAGTGACCTCGGCCCTAAAGATGTTTACAACCCATGATTTGCTGCAGTGAGACACTTACTGTCTCCGAGAAGAGCAGCTGACACTCAGAGAAACATATATCGTATTGTGCGTATAATAAGCATAGAAACGCAGATTGTTAAATGTGCATATAGAGAGCCTTAAGGTTAAATTATATTAAGACATTGCTACAAGGAAATAAGCTGAATAATATGGGGAGCATAAAAGGTTGAATAAGATGAATAAAAGactttataaaaatgaattctCTATCAGTACTGTTACTGAGGCCCAGCTGTTCTCTAATGGAAACCACTTAGCTCATCGTCAAGAAGCTGTTTTACTGTACGAGTcccttcattttgtttttacctgCATTTATCACAAAAACCTTCACCAGCACCTggcacacgcacagacagagcGGGGAGGGGACTTGAACAGGTGCCGTTTGGCCTTCCAGAGAGAAAGTGGCCTTTAAATGAGGGTGTTTTGTTGTGCACAGCCTGCCCTGCCGAACAGATATATTGATTGGATCAAAATATCAGGTCGGGAGTTGGTGGTGCTCCTGTGTGTGCACCGAGCCTTTTTTCAGTGAAGAACGCACATATGCTTATGCATccaagtgtgtctgtgtccgtcaGACGGTCTGAAGGGCAAACTACCACATCAGCGGAGCATTAatgtaatgcacagcagactgtcTGGCAGGTGGATTTTTTCTTGAAATACCGTGACTTTATTCTCATTAAATGACGACTTTATTCTGGACTCAGTGAACACAGAGATATGAGGGATATGTTTAAATGAGCAGAACTCTTGTTGAAACACATCTGAGCTGTTAAAGTCCAGGGGTTACTtagtgaaaatgaatgaatgtgtcaTTAACATGAACAGGTGCCACATGCACATGTAaagaggttacttccccaaacAAAAGACCCCAAAGAGGGGAAGGAGTAAATCATGCCTACATGTGTGTTGACTGAGCAGGGATAATATTAAATGAGAAAAATTGTCACCTGGCGCCTGAATGttatgttttccttttcttttcttttttataaataaagacatttcaatcataaattgatgaaaaaaaaggcacaaaaggTGCATAAGTGTTTGATGCTCAAACCTTCCTGGGGGAGGGCCCACCAGACTCCCCACCTTAAACTTGTCTATGGAATAATTGCCTTTTATGAATTAAGGTGCCTGCCCCTCTAAAATCCTTTGCACGTCCCTGCTCATGGCTTACTTTTACTGGCCAGTCACCTTAATGAACTCCTCCAGCTTGGAGCTGTCCTTCAGCTTGGTGTAGCAGTTGAGCAGCAGTGTGGTGTGGTCTGCGTTGGCCAGGGACTGCCTGTGCAGGGCTTGCAGATATGCCGTCAGGTTATGGATCCTCTGCGCGTCCAAGAATTTCCTGATGACGTACGATGGCTCCAGTTTCCCAATGGTGCTGTGGGGAAATACAGTGATGTTTTAACATTGGTTTTGTCAATGGGGACACTGATCAAAAGCCCAGTCTCTGAAAGCGGGGCAAGATAGAGCAATAAGTTTAAGCGTGACATTGAAAAGACCACAAAATCACCATGGTTGCTTTTCTCTCTTCTACATTTCCACATGGTGTAATAGTGGACACATGCACATTAGAGCCCTGTGCGGGACTGTTTTCTTAATCCCGCTCCAGCCCACTCCTGGTGGATTTCTGACCATTACCGCCTACAGTGacattgtattcatttatttatttcacgtACTTTAGAACGTGTTGATGGCTGTGGTTTATATTgctcaggttttttttattttgtttaatttccctgTGTTTTAAAGCACAAGCAGATTTTAAGTTAAAGTCCCTGTTGATTGAATCCCTCAGGCCGCATAGGAGAAAGGGGCGGGGCACAGTGCACagtaagagagagggagtagAGGAGTGTTAATAAAGCGTTTGGCTGGTGTTTAACTGGATGCACCGTGTGCTTGCTGATTTTCTGATGAAACCTAGCTAGGCGAACCTAACAGTCGGTTACAGCACTGATCAGGGATGATCAGCGCTCCTAAATCCCGGGAACCGCTGTCTATTCTTGGACCGCCTGCTTCCAGCAGCAGCCCCCGTAAAAACCGCCCACTCCGGCGAGATTTGTGTTAATCCCAATGCAGTCCTCTCTTGGGGCCAggtgtactaacgcttttgcggccacttcaggcgtatttgtttcgcaacgtgcgcgtaaaagcatggcgaggtatgtacaaacagagTGCCTGTTGCGGGAActaaaaatggcaaattgcgcttttctGTGTCATGCATAAGCATTCATTGGGAGGggcaaggggaaagtgggagtttctcATAAacagatgggaggggaagcttAAAGTGCGCCCAATGATGTATTCCGCAGTATGTACAAACACCGGCCGTGATCGCGCGCCTCTATTTTGCAGTGAAAATTCTcagactcagcgttcacattccattccagcagttgttaaactcctcgctacattacaaatattggcatcaggatcatttcaaacagtcatagcatcagcagtgggaatatggcagtctgcactcagccgtatcacaGCACCAGTACTTaccgctttgctacagcgcaatttACGGTACAGTGGGtggagaaaggcgctgattacctgatgaactgcaggtttgggaAATACGACATaaactgaagtatcacagcgtgcgctttctgcgggttggacatggcgctgataacgctacttTCGCAAATGTATGTGCATCTGGCCCATAGAGTCTATAGCATATATCACAGTCAGATCTAAGACAACAAAAGTTTAAGCCCTGGCTAATGTTTAGTGATGCAATTACCGAATGTACTGCTGGATGGCACCGTCATGGTCTCCCTTCAGGTAAAGGTGATCACCATACTGTCTGAAGATCTCTGACAGGCCGTCACTGTCAAGGTGCTGGCTCTTCGCCAGGTTTATGGCCATCACAAACAGGTTCTTCTTAAACAGCATCTTAAAAAGACAATTAAGGAGGTTACAACCCTGCAGCCGGATCCACAGTACAGGATTAGACAGTGAGTTTATCTGGACTCACCTCCAGTTTGGTCTGCGTGTCTTTCTCCTGAAGAACAAACATTTTTCCATCTCTGGTCATGATGTAGAAGGAGCCCCACTCTGCCACCACATCAATGACATCATCAAAAGAGGCACTGTAGGCGATGAACTTGTTGTCCAGGTCATAGATGGTCAGAAGCTGTTTGTCTGACGGAGAGTTCTCCCTGCTACCAAACTCTGTCCTGGGTAGAAAAGGAACCAATCAACAGGCTCATATGAAAGCAGTGAGACTTGGGAAGCTGCTCATCAGTTGCTGGACTAAAACCTGGGAtttaaaacacttcattttcactttgtaaaatcAGTCAGGTAAGCAAGTATTTT is drawn from Sander vitreus isolate 19-12246 chromosome 13, sanVit1, whole genome shotgun sequence and contains these coding sequences:
- the vps11 gene encoding vacuolar protein sorting-associated protein 11 homolog encodes the protein MAAFLQWRKFVFFDKDTVKDPVDNGKNFVFPSGISACDSGRGHIVLGDMDGKIWLLTRSLQLTSFQAYKLRVTHLYQLKQHSILVSVGQDEQGINPLVKVWNLEKRDSGNPLCTRIFPAIPGSKPTEVSCLSVHENLNFMAIGFTDGSVVLTKGDITRDRHSKTLTLHEGTSPVTGLAFRQVAKVTHLFVATLEKVHCYTLSIKEYPKVELDTHGCALRCSSLADPSQDSQFIVAGDECVYLYQPDERGPCFAFDGHKLLAHWHRGYLFLLIRDAKSPNKTEFGSRENSPSDKQLLTIYDLDNKFIAYSASFDDVIDVVAEWGSFYIMTRDGKMFVLQEKDTQTKLEMLFKKNLFVMAINLAKSQHLDSDGLSEIFRQYGDHLYLKGDHDGAIQQYIRTIGKLEPSYVIRKFLDAQRIHNLTAYLQALHRQSLANADHTTLLLNCYTKLKDSSKLEEFIKSSESEVHFDVEIAIKVLRQAAYHSHAVFLAEKHMHHEWYLKIQLEDLKNYQEGLRYIGRLPFEQAESNMKRYGKTLMHHVPEGTTLLLKGLCTNYQPSGDSAEKDSLGRGLVNKANSEEFIPIFANNPRELKAFLEHMIEVEPRSPQGVYDTLLELRLQDWAHEQDPVRKKVLQGEAVSLLRSDNTVFDKALVLCQMHNFKEGVLYLYEKGKLYQQIMHYHMQNEEYGKVVEACKRYGDQEGCLWEQALGYFARKEEDCKTYISEVLHHIDQNNLMPPLLVVQTLAHNSTATLSVIKDYLINKLQRESQQIEDDERKIRQYREETAHLRSEIQELKTSAKIFQKTKCNMCNSPLELPSVHFLCSHSFHQHCFESYAESEAECPTCTPENRKVMDMLRAQDQKRDLHDHFNRQLRSSNDGFSVVADYFGRGVFNKLTLVTDPPGSKTVGNLEVNLQRDLLIHTKRNC